A stretch of the Rhodohalobacter mucosus genome encodes the following:
- a CDS encoding DUF6992 family protein — translation MTHYKRLTLFLLINLLFMGWATAQESSAPDLVEINRERVGLNTGGMAVLGGWAVSNLLIGTVGMTRTGGSVRYFHQMNAAWNTVNLAIAGFGYYGLKNQSLDLTLAETISEYHTFEKILLFNAGLDVGYMALGAFLWERGLRKESERLTGYGQSLILQGGFLFSFDVVLYLLNRTQSEKLIGILDNIHFSGTAMTVQIPF, via the coding sequence ATGACTCATTACAAACGGCTTACTCTCTTTCTTTTGATAAATCTGTTATTCATGGGATGGGCGACGGCTCAGGAGTCATCTGCTCCGGATCTGGTGGAGATCAATCGGGAGCGCGTGGGGCTCAATACGGGAGGCATGGCCGTGCTGGGCGGGTGGGCTGTCAGTAATTTGCTGATCGGTACGGTTGGCATGACCCGGACCGGCGGATCCGTACGCTATTTTCACCAGATGAATGCCGCATGGAATACGGTGAACCTTGCAATTGCCGGATTTGGATACTACGGATTAAAAAATCAGAGTCTGGATCTGACATTGGCAGAGACCATCAGTGAATATCACACCTTTGAGAAGATATTGCTCTTTAATGCAGGCCTGGATGTGGGATACATGGCGCTGGGAGCCTTCCTGTGGGAGCGCGGCCTTCGCAAAGAGAGCGAACGGTTAACCGGTTACGGTCAGTCGTTGATACTACAGGGTGGATTCCTGTTTTCATTTGATGTAGTTCTCTACCTGCTGAACCGGACACAAAGCGAAAAACTGATCGGGATTTTAGATAATATTCACTTCAGCGGAACGGCAATGACAGTGCAAATTCCGTTTTAG
- a CDS encoding RNA polymerase sigma factor, translating to MRIDYSELVTALRNGDEMTANQLLSEVMPRLVEYLRVVMKAEENVAHECAQQAFTDVFERIQKGKIKEKKYIFSYLLTATRNEFLRYSKHQHRFDTDSNAAYEQSEPAEQIKALMDKERMLLLEECLYELDSESRVFIRYLIENPGKSSKEYGKKFDMSEVNVRTKKSRIVSQLHFCYKRKSSE from the coding sequence GTGCGTATTGATTATTCCGAATTGGTTACAGCCCTCAGGAACGGCGATGAAATGACGGCCAATCAGCTTCTCAGTGAAGTGATGCCCAGGCTGGTGGAATATCTGCGCGTTGTAATGAAGGCAGAAGAGAATGTAGCTCACGAATGCGCTCAACAGGCATTTACGGACGTTTTTGAGCGGATTCAAAAAGGTAAAATCAAAGAGAAGAAATATATTTTCAGCTATCTGCTTACGGCTACCAGAAATGAGTTCCTTCGCTATTCAAAACATCAGCATCGCTTTGATACCGACTCAAACGCTGCCTATGAACAGTCGGAACCTGCTGAACAGATCAAAGCATTGATGGACAAAGAGCGGATGCTTCTTTTGGAGGAGTGCCTTTATGAGCTTGACAGTGAAAGCAGGGTTTTTATCCGATACCTGATCGAAAATCCAGGCAAATCAAGTAAAGAGTATGGCAAGAAATTTGACATGAGTGAGGTTAATGTGCGCACCAAAAAATCACGTATCGTGAGCCAGCTGCATTTTTGCTATAAACGCAAATCCTCTGAGTAA
- the pdeM gene encoding ligase-associated DNA damage response endonuclease PdeM, translated as MSKTETISIAGQTWILHPEKCVFWNEERTLILTDIHLGKSGHFRKSGIAAPGILNSKNLNRMAGLLREYKPERILILGDLFHSTANRDWLEFEEWLATVPDTRWLLVTGNHDSLHSSFYESAGIETTPEWWSGPFYFIHDEVNAAEHTGNGQITVSGHIHPGISLKGKGRQAVRLPCFLFSEGKKIVLPAFGEFTGLKRIHPDETDRVFAVVEEQVIQIKT; from the coding sequence ATGTCAAAAACAGAAACAATCAGTATTGCCGGACAAACCTGGATACTTCATCCTGAAAAATGCGTCTTCTGGAACGAAGAGCGTACGTTGATACTAACGGACATACACCTCGGGAAGTCGGGCCATTTCAGGAAGTCGGGAATAGCTGCTCCCGGAATACTCAACAGTAAAAACCTGAATCGTATGGCCGGGTTACTGCGCGAATATAAACCGGAACGGATATTGATTCTTGGAGACCTGTTTCACAGCACGGCCAATCGCGACTGGCTGGAGTTTGAGGAGTGGCTTGCAACCGTGCCCGATACCCGCTGGCTGCTTGTAACGGGAAATCATGACAGCCTGCACAGCTCGTTTTATGAATCGGCAGGTATTGAAACCACGCCGGAGTGGTGGAGCGGTCCGTTTTATTTTATTCATGACGAGGTGAATGCCGCCGAACATACAGGGAATGGACAGATCACGGTTTCAGGGCACATTCATCCGGGGATCTCATTAAAAGGAAAGGGCAGGCAGGCCGTTCGGCTGCCGTGTTTTCTGTTTTCTGAGGGCAAAAAAATAGTCCTTCCCGCATTCGGTGAGTTCACGGGGTTGAAGCGAATTCATCCGGATGAAACGGATCGTGTCTTCGCTGTGGTTGAAGAACAGGTGATACAAATAAAAACGTAG